GATTCAGTGCGGCGGCGTCCTGCAGCAGCCGCTCGGCCGTCTGGTGGTCCGGCAGGCTCAGGTGCGGCTCCACTCGGCGGCCTGCCTGAGGGCGGCGGCGGCCCGGTCTATTTCGTCGGTGGTGGTGGCCCGCCCGAAGCTGAAGCGCAGGCTGGCGCGGGCGTCGGCGTCGCTCAGGCCGACCGCGCTCAGCACGTGGCTGGGCTGCATGGTTCCGGCGCTGCACGCGCTGCCGGCGCTGGCTGCCACCCCCAGCAGATCGAGGTTCATCAGCAGCGCCTCGCCGTCCGCTCCCGGCAGCGTTACCGACGCGACCTTGGGGCTGCCGTCGGGCGGGTGGTTGACGCGCAGGCCGGGAATCTTGGAGACGGCCTGCACGAAGCGTTCGCGCAGCTGCCCCAGGTGGGCGAACGTTGTCTCACGCTCCGCTTCCGCCGCGCTCAGGGCCACGCCCGCCGCGTACACGCCCGCCGTGTCCTGGGTGCCGGGGCGGGTTCCGCCCTCTTGCCCGCCGCCGAAGGTGACCGGAGGCAGCTCGGCACCGCGCCGCACGTACACGAAGCCCACACCGCGCGGGCCGCCCCACTTGTGGGCGCTGAAGGTGGCGTAGGTCACGCCCCAGCC
This genomic stretch from Deinococcus radiopugnans ATCC 19172 harbors:
- a CDS encoding cysteine desulfurase family protein is translated as MIYLDYAATHPMTGEALAAYAQAAALPGNPASIHAAGQAARETLEEGRARVAAAFGVDPRTVVANSGGTEGDNAVLLGVARAWQEGHGAPGHLITTPTEHSAVLAPARWLEARGWTVSWLTPDAHGRYSPQELEQVLRPDTALVSIHHANNELGTVQDTPALAALAAAQGVPYHSDAVQAPGVLPVNLPGWGVTYATFSAHKWGGPRGVGFVYVRRGAELPPVTFGGGQEGGTRPGTQDTAGVYAAGVALSAAEAERETTFAHLGQLRERFVQAVSKIPGLRVNHPPDGSPKVASVTLPGADGEALLMNLDLLGVAASAGSACSAGTMQPSHVLSAVGLSDADARASLRFSFGRATTTDEIDRAAAALRQAAEWSRT